The Pedobacter ginsengisoli region TGTTTGAGTTGATGGGAATGGATATGCTTGAAGAGTTTGATGGAATGTTTGCATTTGCATTGTATGATTCTCTAAATTTTAGAATGTATCTGGCACGGGATAGGGCAGGTAAAAAGCCACTATACGTTTATAATAAAGCAAAAACATTTGTTTTTTCATCAGAACTAAATGTATTGTATAAAAAATGCAGGCCTGAAATAGATTATTCTTCACTTGCAGACTATTTGTATGTAGGGCATCATTATAGAAAGGCTACCCCATATCTTTTGGTAAATGAACTTGAAAATGGACATTATTTAAGGATTGATACACTTACTGGTCTTTGCGATGATGTTTGCTGGTTTAAGATCGAAGATTTTTATAAAACAGAAAGATATCCTGATTATGATGACTCAGTAGCCCAGCTTGATGGTATACTTAAAACTGCTGTTAAAAGCAGAATTGATAGCTCGGATTTAGATGTTGGATCTTTTTTAAGCGGAGGAATTGACAGTGGACTTGTAACTGCAATGGCAGCTGAGCAAAGCTCAAAGCTTAAAACATTTACTGTAAAAGTTCCAGGGTCTTTTGATGAATCGGCCCTGGCAGAGAAGGTTGCCAGGAAATATGGGACAGATCATACTGTTGTGGAAATAGATTTTTCTGATTTAACAAATGATATAGAAAAGATTATTTCAAATCATGGGGAGCCCAATTCTGACAATTCAGCAATCCCGAGTTATTATGTAGCAAGAGCGGCAAAGAAGCATATTACAGTAGTTTTAAATGGAGATGGCGCGGATGAATTATTTGGAGGGTATAGAAGGTATGTTCCTTTTAAGCATGTAGATTTTTTTAATCCAAATCAGCTTACAAGGATTACTTCGAAAATTTTAACCAATATATTACCTGTTGCAAACCAAAAGCAAAGTAATTACAACTATCTATACAGGCTATTGAAATTTGGAGGTTATTCGGACCTGATTAAAATCTATTGTTCAGCCTCGTCTGATCTTTTTGTTGGCTTTGAAGATGCCTTTATTGAAAGGCCAAAAATGAAAATTATTTCAAATGATCTTGCAAGAATTAATGATTACTCAATATCTCCATTAAAGAAATTATTGCTGATGGATTTTGATTCGATGCTATTCAGTAGGTTACTCACTAAAATGGATATTGCCACAATGGCTCATTCACTGGAAGGAAGAAGCCCATTTTTGGCGAAGGAGGTTCTTGAATTTGCGCCAGGTTTGCCAGATAATTTTAAAATAAAGAAGCTTCAGACCAAAGATATTTTAAGAACACTAGGGAAGAAGTACTTGCCTTCTGAACTTATTGAGCAACCTAAGAGGGGTTTTGAAATACCGCTGAAAAAATGGGTGGATAATGAACTTAAGGAAATTATAAATACATATTTGATGGCTCCGGATAATTTGTATTCCAAAATTATCAAAAAAGACTTCATAATGGACCTTATGGCCAGAAAGATTAAGATTTCTGACGAAAGAAGGGCCAAAATACTCTTTTGTGTATTCAGTCTGGAGGTATGGCATAAAAGCCTTTAACTCTCTAAATCTATAAATCTAAATTTAAAGCAATCGTTATGAAAGTATTGGTTACCGGTACAGCCGGTTTTATTGGGTATCATTTAACAAAATATTTGTTGGAAAGAGGCGATGAAGTGATAGGAATTGATAATATCAATGATTATTATGATGTAAATTTAAAATATGGGAGGCTTGCAGAAACAGGAATTAATGGTTTATTATTAGAGTACGGGAAGGCTTTGAAGAGTACTAAGTATCCAAATTATCAGTTTGTTAAATTGGATCTTACGGATCACGGCAAGATGAAAAAGTTATTTAAAGGTTGCCATTTTGATGCAGTTTGCAACTTAGCGGCGCAAGCTGGGGTAAGATATAGTTTAACTAACCCAAGAGCTTATATTGATTCAAATATTACTGGATTTCTTAACATTTTAGAATGCTGTAGGACACACAATATTAAACATTTGGTATATGCAAGTTCTTCAAGTGTGTATGGGTTAAATAAGAGAATGCCATTTTCGGCAAGTCATCAGGCAAATCATCCGGTATCAATATACGCCGCTACAAAAAAGAGCAATGAACTAATGGCTCACACTTATAGTCACTTATTCAAGCTTCCAACAACAGGGCTTCGTTTTTTTACAGTTTATGGACCTTGGGGTAGACCAGACATGGCTCCATTCCTTTTTACAAAAGCAATTTTGGAACATAAGCAAATTGATATCTTTAATAATGGGAAAATGAAGCGGGATTTTACTTACATAGATGATATTGTGGATGGGATAGTTCGGGTAATAGATCATCCGGCAAAGAAAAGTGTTTTATGGGATGCTGCGGTTCCAGATCCATCAAGTTCAAATGTACCCTACAGAGTTTTTAATATAGGAAGAGGGGAATCAGTAGATTTGTTAGAATTTATATCTGAAATTGAGAAAAATATAGGTGAAATAGCTAGTAAAAATTATATGCCAATGCAAAATGGTGATGTTGCTGAAACATGGGCAGATATATCGGTAATGAAGAAAATGTTAGCCTATAGTCCGAAAGTTTCTGTGTCAGAAGGAGTAAGAAATTTTGTTGATTGGTATAAAGAATTTTACATGGTAACAAAAAACAGACAGAGTCATTTGGAAACTGCTGTGTACCATTAAAAATTCTCTCTTAAAACTATACGAAAAAATATTGATAATTTTTAGTTTTTGAAGGAGTATATTGTAAATCTGATGTTGCGTTAGTGTTTTGTGACAGAAAAATTACATTAATACGTGTGTTTAAACATGCTTTTTTTAGTTAAAGAGTAGTATAATATAAATAATATATCACTATTTTAAATTAATTTAAAATTTATAATCTGAAAATATTTTAACTTATTAATGCCTGAGATAATAATTAGTAATATCTGATTAAGTAAAAGGATATTCCGATTTCTGATTGATAATTCTTTCGTTTTAATAATTAAATCTCTGAGATTTCCTAAAGTTATGAAGGAGATAAAAAGCTGTTTTCTTTAGAGAAAATCATCGATTTTCCATAATTTTTGAAGTGTATATTGACGCGTGTTTTCACGTTACCATTGTATACTTTTAAAAATTCAAATGGAAAGAAAAAACAAAACATCAAATCGACTGTCCATGAGCCTTCTATTGCTGTTAGTTGTATTAACTTTTAGTAAATGTAAAAAAGGCTCGGATGCGGCAAACCCAGAAAATCCACTAACGCAGACCGAAACAAATTTGGCTGCTACAAGCACCACAAGTGGAGTTAAATCATTAGAAACTTTTACAATTGCAAGCGATGGTGGTTTCGCTTACAAAATTTACGATGTTCCTGGAACAGGAGACTCAGGAAGTCAGCCCACAATTTCAACACTTAAGGTCTTTGAAAATGGTAAAGAACTTGGTCCTGCTCATTCAAATCATGCTGAAATCAGAAGCCTTGGTAAAGGACGTTACAGTCATTGGTTAAACAGCTTATATATCTCTGCTTCAGATAATAGCGATCCAAGGACTAATGGCCGCAAGTACACTTATTCATTAGATGGGAGTACCAGTTCAGTAGTGACCCCTCCGGTAACTAATCCAATTGTGCCACCAGTAACAGCTCCGGTAGAAAGTGGTGCGATTATTGGCTATGCAATGGTGGATGGGAAAACAACAGGTGGTACAGGTGGACAAACTATTGTTGTAACAAGTTACGCTGCTTTAAAATCAGCTGTTTCATCAAATACAGCTGCAATTATCAAAGTATCTGGGAAAATTACAGGAACAGGCTTTGTAAGCGTAGGATCCAATAAAACCATACTAGGTGAAAAAGGATCAAGTTTGGAGGGTGTTGGTTTATTAATGTATGGAACCAGCAATGTAATTATCCGTAACATGACGATCAGAAATGTTGTGACCTATTCTAACATTGTTATAAAAGAAGGTGCTCATCACGTATGGGTTGATCATTGCGATTTATCATCTGATAGAAACCACGGATGGGATTATTATGATGGCTTGTTAGATGTTGGTAACAGAGCTGATTATGTTACTTTATCGTACAATAGGTTACATGATAATCATATTCCAATGCTAATTGGTTTTGGAGATAATAATACTAATGATATAGGTAAACTTCGTGTTACTGTATATAAGAATTATTTCTACAATGTTTCTGAAAGACAACCTTGCACAAGATTTGGATATATGCATGTATTTAACAACTACATGCAAAATGGTAGCGGATATGGGATTGGTGTAACAATGGGAGCAACTGTTAGAACAGATAATAACTACTTTGAAAATCAACAATATCCAATTTATACTGAGTTTAATGCAAAACCAGGTTTTGTAAGTGGTGCAAGTACCAATATCTATAAAGGAAGTGGTGCAAACAAAATTTCAACGGCAGCATCTACATGGGTACCAACCTATGAATACAAATCAGAGCTTATTCCTGCAGCAAATGTTCCTGCAGTTGTAATGGCAAATGCCGGAGCAACTTTGACTCTATAAACAATAAAATAATTTTCAGTTTATTTAACATCTCATTTTGATGTTATCCTATTTAAGGGCCGGTTAAACAACTTAGTTGTTTAACCGGCCCTTAAATATTTACCTATAAATTTAAATCAACATGATAAAGGAAAGAAAGATAATCTTGATCTCATGCGATTCTCCACGTTCATTGCTGGATTTCCGAGGTAAATTGATAGAGGCACTAATTGTAAAACATGAAGTGATAATTTTTACACCCAAAATTGAACATGAGGGGATTAAAGATAAGCTGGATGAAATGGGTGTAAGGGTATATGAGAATGAATTGAATCCGAGTAATGTATCGGTAGTTTCTGACATCAAGTATCTTTTTGAGTTACGTAAACTGATTAAAGCCACTAAACCTGATGTTTTCTTTCCATATACTTTTAAGCCCGTTATTTATGGTTCTTTTGTAGCGAGGTTTTGCAGGGTAAATCACATAACCCCAATGCTAACCGGATTAGGGTATAATTTTTTAAATGTTGGTTCAAGGAAAACACTGGTTCAGAAAATAACAAGGATCCTATTGAAATTAAGCCTTAAGGCAAGTAAAAGGTTACAGATTATTTTCCAGAATAAAGATGATTATAATACGCTAATTAGGGCAAATATTATTACAGATAAAAATATAGCTCATGTGGTTAATGGTTCAGGAGTAGATTTGTCTCATTATGAATATTCTCCGCCGGATCTGGATAATATTAGTTTTTTAATGATTTCACGACTGATTAACGCGAAAGGAATTAAGGAGTACTACTATGCAGCAAAACAGATCAAACAAAAGTTTCCGGAAGTAGTTTTCAAATTAATTGGACCGTATGAGGATAATATTGATGCGATTAGTCCGGATTTGTACTCAAAAATTAAAACCGATGGAACTATCCAATACTTTGGATTAGTTGATGATGTAAGACCATATATAAACCAATCTTCCGTAATTGTATTACCGTCTTACTATGGCGAAGGAGTACCAAGGTGTCTTTTAGAGGGTATGGCAATGGGAAGAGCAGTGATTACCTGCAACTCGGTCGGATGTAGGGAAACAATTAATCCGCTCTTAAGAAAGGCAAATGGCTTTTTAGTGCCAATAAAAGATATTAAGCAATTGGCAGCTAAGATGGAGTACTATATAAGGCACACAGATGATATTGCAAGATTTGGCTTAAACGGCAGAAAATATGCAAGTGAAAAGTTTGATGTAAATAAAGTGAACCAGACTATGGTTAACATTCTGGAAGGAGCTTAATCCTATCTACCTATAGGAAATCATAAAAACAGCGCACCTTAAAAGATAAAAATACATGTCTTATCAATGCTTAATTGTCCGCACTAAGGCGGAATGGGATGCTTATGTAAAGCGTTCCTATAATTATGAAGTATACCATACTTGGTATTATCACTCTTTAAATATGGAAGGGGAACCTGTCCTGTTTATTTATGAAGAAGAAAGCCTGTTTATCGCTTTCCCATTGATAAAAAGAAATATCGAAGAATCATCTCAGTATGATATGACTTCTGTTTATGGGTATGCAGGGCCAATATCTAACATAGATTTTGTGGATATTCCACCAAGCACTATTGAATGCTTTAAGCAGGAGTTTAGTAATTTTCTGAAAGTTGAGCAATGTGTTTGTGCCTTTACCAGGTTATATCCCTTTTTAAATCAACAATGTTTATTGGAAAATATTGGGGGGGTATTTCCTAATGGGAGTACGATTTACATGGATTTGTCCTTGAGTATTGAAGATCAAAGGTCACGTTATGACAAAAGGTTAAAAAGACAGATCAAAAAACTTCGGGAATCCGGATACACTATTAAGAAGGCTGTTAGCTCCCATGAGATAGCTGAATTTACAGAAATGTATCACAAAAATATGGATAGGCTGGGAGCTAACAAGAGCTATTATTTTGACGAGAAGTACTTTGCCGGGTTGTTGAATGAGAATGAATTTAAAAATGAACTTGTACTTATTTACGATGGGAATGAAATGATTTGCGGTGCATTGATATTGATTTCAGAGAATGTAGTGAGAAATCATTTGTCGGCCACATCTGAGAAGTATCTGAAAGAATCTCCAAGTAAATTGTTAACGGATGAAATTAGCTTAATTGGCAGGAAACTGGGGAAAAAGATATTTCATTTGGGAGGTGGAGTAGGAGGAAAAGAAGATTCACTTTTTAAGTTCAAAAGTCACTTTTCTGATTTAAGAATTAACGATAGAATCTGGTGTTATGTTAATGACCAGGAATCTTATAATGAGCTAATACATAAAAAAGGGTTAGAGCTAAACGAACAGTCTACTTTCTTTCCTGCATACCGCCAAACTAAAAAATAACCGCTAAAATTTACGCACATGAACAATAAATTTGATTATTCGGAAGCTAATACCAAAATATTTGATAAGGTAATCAGTGAATATGGTTGGATCACTTATGAAAATGCCTTGAGTGATGAATTGGTTAATGAGATTAATGATTCATTATTGCCAGCTTATGAGGTGAGACACAAAATTCAGGAAGCCAACGGTATTGCGAAAAATATGGATGGAACCTTGCATCATCTTGTTGAAAAGCAGTTGTTTACATTGAAGTTTTTAGAGCAAAAACATGCGCATGAACAAATTATACATTTTTTAAAAGGAAACTATATCCTTAACTCATTAGGAGCTGTGATTAATGTGAAAAATGCACAGCCTTATGTTCAGAATATTCATAGAGACATCAGAACGTTTACTGGGTCGTTTAAATTAATGATTCAAATGATGGTTATTCTTGATGACTTTACGGTAGACAATGGTGCTACCTATTTATTAACAGGATCACATCAGTATGATAAAAAGCCGGATGACCAATACTTTTTTGACAATGCAGATAGGGCTTTAGCTAGAAAAGGCAGTATCATTTTATTTGATGCTAATTTATGGCATGCTGCAGGTAAAAATTATACTGATAAACCTAGAAGAGCATTGACCCTTGCCTATACCAAACCTTTTATGAAGCAGCAAATGGATTATCCTAGGTTGTTAGGTTATGATTTCGGCCAGGAGCTTAATGATCACCTTAAGCAAGTTATTGGATACAATGCAAGGATTCCTGCAAATCTAAATGAGTATTATCAACCTGTTGAGAAAAGAATGTATCAAAGAAACCAGGAGTAACCATACTCTGCTCAATTTGTTCGGAATATTTTAAACCCTAACGTTAATTAATTTTAAAAAATGCAAAATCAATATTCAAATAAAATGAAATCCATTGGAGGTTATTTGGAGCTGCAACTTTCTGGTGGAGAGGAGTTCTATTCATCCTTAATAAAATTAAATACTGCTAGAAATGCGTTTGAATATATTTTAAAAGTAAAACGGTACAAATTGGTTCATATGCCTTACTACACGTGTAATGTAATGCTGGAGCCACTTAAAAAATTGGGTGTTCAGTTTCAGTATTACACTATTGACGAACATATGGATCCAGTGCTTGATTTCGAGGTAGGTCCGCAAGAGTGTCTGCTTTATACCAACTATTTCGGATTAAAGCAGGACACTGTGATAAGATTAAGCAAACAGTTTGAGAACCTAATAATAGACAA contains the following coding sequences:
- the asnB gene encoding asparagine synthase (glutamine-hydrolyzing), whose translation is MCGIFGTINYEYPIEKSMIFNGLLHRGPDEQGHYSLYNVNLYHTRLAIQDLSVSGQQPMQYKGLVIVFNGEIYNHMELREKYGLKASSNSDTLTILMMFELMGMDMLEEFDGMFAFALYDSLNFRMYLARDRAGKKPLYVYNKAKTFVFSSELNVLYKKCRPEIDYSSLADYLYVGHHYRKATPYLLVNELENGHYLRIDTLTGLCDDVCWFKIEDFYKTERYPDYDDSVAQLDGILKTAVKSRIDSSDLDVGSFLSGGIDSGLVTAMAAEQSSKLKTFTVKVPGSFDESALAEKVARKYGTDHTVVEIDFSDLTNDIEKIISNHGEPNSDNSAIPSYYVARAAKKHITVVLNGDGADELFGGYRRYVPFKHVDFFNPNQLTRITSKILTNILPVANQKQSNYNYLYRLLKFGGYSDLIKIYCSASSDLFVGFEDAFIERPKMKIISNDLARINDYSISPLKKLLLMDFDSMLFSRLLTKMDIATMAHSLEGRSPFLAKEVLEFAPGLPDNFKIKKLQTKDILRTLGKKYLPSELIEQPKRGFEIPLKKWVDNELKEIINTYLMAPDNLYSKIIKKDFIMDLMARKIKISDERRAKILFCVFSLEVWHKSL
- a CDS encoding NAD-dependent epimerase, whose amino-acid sequence is MKVLVTGTAGFIGYHLTKYLLERGDEVIGIDNINDYYDVNLKYGRLAETGINGLLLEYGKALKSTKYPNYQFVKLDLTDHGKMKKLFKGCHFDAVCNLAAQAGVRYSLTNPRAYIDSNITGFLNILECCRTHNIKHLVYASSSSVYGLNKRMPFSASHQANHPVSIYAATKKSNELMAHTYSHLFKLPTTGLRFFTVYGPWGRPDMAPFLFTKAILEHKQIDIFNNGKMKRDFTYIDDIVDGIVRVIDHPAKKSVLWDAAVPDPSSSNVPYRVFNIGRGESVDLLEFISEIEKNIGEIASKNYMPMQNGDVAETWADISVMKKMLAYSPKVSVSEGVRNFVDWYKEFYMVTKNRQSHLETAVYH
- a CDS encoding polysaccharide lyase family 1 protein, with amino-acid sequence MERKNKTSNRLSMSLLLLLVVLTFSKCKKGSDAANPENPLTQTETNLAATSTTSGVKSLETFTIASDGGFAYKIYDVPGTGDSGSQPTISTLKVFENGKELGPAHSNHAEIRSLGKGRYSHWLNSLYISASDNSDPRTNGRKYTYSLDGSTSSVVTPPVTNPIVPPVTAPVESGAIIGYAMVDGKTTGGTGGQTIVVTSYAALKSAVSSNTAAIIKVSGKITGTGFVSVGSNKTILGEKGSSLEGVGLLMYGTSNVIIRNMTIRNVVTYSNIVIKEGAHHVWVDHCDLSSDRNHGWDYYDGLLDVGNRADYVTLSYNRLHDNHIPMLIGFGDNNTNDIGKLRVTVYKNYFYNVSERQPCTRFGYMHVFNNYMQNGSGYGIGVTMGATVRTDNNYFENQQYPIYTEFNAKPGFVSGASTNIYKGSGANKISTAASTWVPTYEYKSELIPAANVPAVVMANAGATLTL
- a CDS encoding glycosyltransferase family 4 protein; translation: MIKERKIILISCDSPRSLLDFRGKLIEALIVKHEVIIFTPKIEHEGIKDKLDEMGVRVYENELNPSNVSVVSDIKYLFELRKLIKATKPDVFFPYTFKPVIYGSFVARFCRVNHITPMLTGLGYNFLNVGSRKTLVQKITRILLKLSLKASKRLQIIFQNKDDYNTLIRANIITDKNIAHVVNGSGVDLSHYEYSPPDLDNISFLMISRLINAKGIKEYYYAAKQIKQKFPEVVFKLIGPYEDNIDAISPDLYSKIKTDGTIQYFGLVDDVRPYINQSSVIVLPSYYGEGVPRCLLEGMAMGRAVITCNSVGCRETINPLLRKANGFLVPIKDIKQLAAKMEYYIRHTDDIARFGLNGRKYASEKFDVNKVNQTMVNILEGA
- a CDS encoding GNAT family N-acetyltransferase — translated: MSYQCLIVRTKAEWDAYVKRSYNYEVYHTWYYHSLNMEGEPVLFIYEEESLFIAFPLIKRNIEESSQYDMTSVYGYAGPISNIDFVDIPPSTIECFKQEFSNFLKVEQCVCAFTRLYPFLNQQCLLENIGGVFPNGSTIYMDLSLSIEDQRSRYDKRLKRQIKKLRESGYTIKKAVSSHEIAEFTEMYHKNMDRLGANKSYYFDEKYFAGLLNENEFKNELVLIYDGNEMICGALILISENVVRNHLSATSEKYLKESPSKLLTDEISLIGRKLGKKIFHLGGGVGGKEDSLFKFKSHFSDLRINDRIWCYVNDQESYNELIHKKGLELNEQSTFFPAYRQTKK
- a CDS encoding phytanoyl-CoA dioxygenase family protein: MNNKFDYSEANTKIFDKVISEYGWITYENALSDELVNEINDSLLPAYEVRHKIQEANGIAKNMDGTLHHLVEKQLFTLKFLEQKHAHEQIIHFLKGNYILNSLGAVINVKNAQPYVQNIHRDIRTFTGSFKLMIQMMVILDDFTVDNGATYLLTGSHQYDKKPDDQYFFDNADRALARKGSIILFDANLWHAAGKNYTDKPRRALTLAYTKPFMKQQMDYPRLLGYDFGQELNDHLKQVIGYNARIPANLNEYYQPVEKRMYQRNQE